A window from Gemmatimonadaceae bacterium encodes these proteins:
- a CDS encoding ABC transporter permease produces the protein MRRFVIRFLDAFVLLWLVTSLTFALIHLAPGDPATLLVAPTATADDIARERARIGLDASMPAQYVQWMGAVLRGDLGMSLSTARPVSAVIAEALPLSLALGGLSLLFSFAIGVMIGGWQALRAGPRGDTTVTVLSTVLYGAPSFWLALALVVLATSGASAVGVPLWLRLPAFGVESPAGLAEGFERWRDVARHAVLPLTVLVLPGAAGVARYARHAMLEASRAPQVMAAAARGLSRARIERRYVLRTALTPLVVLFGLTLPGVIAGSVFVEQVFAWPGLGRTLLTASLASP, from the coding sequence GTGCGCCGCTTCGTCATTCGCTTCCTCGATGCCTTCGTGCTGCTCTGGCTGGTCACGAGCCTCACCTTTGCGCTGATTCATCTGGCGCCGGGTGATCCGGCGACGCTGCTGGTGGCACCAACGGCCACGGCCGACGACATCGCACGGGAGCGTGCGCGCATCGGCCTCGACGCGTCGATGCCCGCGCAATATGTGCAATGGATGGGCGCCGTGCTGCGCGGTGACCTGGGAATGAGTCTCTCCACGGCTCGACCGGTCAGCGCGGTAATCGCCGAGGCACTGCCACTGTCCTTGGCATTGGGCGGCCTCTCTCTGCTCTTCAGTTTCGCGATCGGCGTGATGATCGGCGGGTGGCAGGCCCTCCGCGCCGGCCCTCGGGGGGACACGACCGTCACGGTGCTCAGTACCGTTCTCTACGGCGCGCCCAGTTTCTGGCTGGCATTGGCGCTGGTGGTGCTGGCCACATCCGGCGCGTCCGCTGTCGGCGTGCCGCTCTGGTTGCGATTGCCGGCCTTTGGCGTGGAATCGCCGGCTGGACTGGCCGAGGGCTTCGAGCGCTGGCGCGACGTCGCGCGTCACGCGGTGTTGCCGCTGACGGTGCTGGTCCTTCCGGGAGCTGCCGGCGTCGCGCGGTATGCGCGTCACGCGATGCTCGAGGCATCGCGCGCACCGCAGGTCATGGCTGCCGCGGCGCGTGGCCTTTCCCGGGCGCGCATTGAACGACGGTATGTCCTTCGCACCGCACTGACACCCCTCGTCGTGTTGTTCGGTCTGACCCTTCCCGGCGTGATTGCTGGTTCGGTGTTCGTCGAACAGGTATTCGCCTGGCCGGGACTCGGCCGGACCTTGCTGACGGCGAGCTTGGCCTCACCCTGA
- a CDS encoding ABC transporter substrate-binding protein, giving the protein MGGPPLLSGIVVAVVDEAATKFAGLVSGDLDIAGISPTMAHLVRNDPMLTLVTPPALFSNVLAFNTTRSPFDDRRVRLAVSLAIDRRRLVQAAVAGYATPSGSAIPPGLPMSGSAPPPLDTSRADSLLEAAGWRRGARGARERDGTPLRVELLTVGSGDMAIEQLLQADLAARGIALKIRVAELTTFLSTVRAPQKMYDVALTGIPADIGLGQLVALFSSTQRGGAMDYTGFHEPALDRALQLARGASVTSAREQWAAVDAMLSEEAPVVWLYHARGVQGLSRRLQQ; this is encoded by the coding sequence ATGGGCGGCCCGCCCCTCCTGTCCGGGATTGTCGTTGCCGTGGTGGATGAAGCGGCGACGAAATTTGCCGGGTTGGTGAGCGGGGATCTGGATATTGCCGGTATCTCGCCCACGATGGCGCATCTCGTGCGCAACGATCCAATGCTGACATTGGTGACACCGCCCGCTTTGTTCAGCAACGTGCTGGCATTCAATACGACGCGTTCACCGTTCGATGATCGTCGGGTGCGCCTGGCGGTTTCGCTTGCCATCGATCGCCGCCGGCTCGTTCAGGCGGCTGTGGCGGGTTACGCCACGCCCAGCGGGAGTGCGATTCCTCCCGGCTTGCCGATGTCTGGCAGCGCACCGCCGCCACTCGACACCTCGCGCGCTGATTCGCTCCTGGAGGCGGCCGGCTGGCGACGCGGGGCACGAGGCGCGCGCGAGCGAGACGGCACGCCTCTGCGTGTGGAACTGTTGACGGTGGGCAGCGGTGACATGGCCATCGAACAACTGCTGCAAGCCGATCTCGCCGCCCGCGGCATTGCGCTCAAGATCCGAGTGGCCGAGCTGACCACATTCCTGAGTACGGTGCGCGCGCCGCAGAAGATGTACGATGTGGCGTTGACCGGAATACCTGCGGATATCGGTCTCGGGCAATTGGTGGCGCTCTTTTCGTCCACGCAACGGGGAGGGGCAATGGACTACACGGGATTTCATGAACCTGCCCTCGATCGGGCGCTGCAGCTGGCTCGCGGCGCGTCCGTCACCAGTGCACGTGAACAGTGGGCGGCGGTCGATGCGATGCTGTCGGAGGAAGCGCCGGTCGTCTGGTTGTACCATGCGCGCGGGGTGCAAGGTCTCTCCAGACGACTGCAGCAGTGA
- a CDS encoding ABC transporter permease subunit, with the protein MLWRHVLPNSLGSTVVAITLGVGNAILLESGLSFLGLGIQPPAPSWGNMIAGGREWLLVAPWIALAPGLLLIVTVVSCTLIGDACQGARGSSSAR; encoded by the coding sequence GTGCTCTGGCGTCACGTGCTGCCCAATTCGCTGGGTAGTACGGTGGTGGCGATCACCCTTGGGGTGGGCAACGCGATCCTGCTGGAGAGCGGGCTGTCTTTTCTCGGACTTGGCATCCAACCGCCGGCGCCGAGTTGGGGGAACATGATCGCGGGAGGACGAGAATGGCTGCTCGTTGCCCCATGGATCGCGCTGGCCCCCGGACTGCTGCTGATCGTCACGGTCGTGTCGTGCACACTGATCGGTGATGCCTGTCAGGGGGCGCGTGGATCGTCATCGGCGCGTTGA